From the Musa acuminata AAA Group cultivar baxijiao chromosome BXJ3-7, Cavendish_Baxijiao_AAA, whole genome shotgun sequence genome, one window contains:
- the LOC135642363 gene encoding RNA polymerase sigma factor sigB-like isoform X2, whose protein sequence is MACLAPQFKWPPSSDAHFRPSLNSIHPRARDSVSSRSQCIISPATAVIEIEQIPTLEAHSTDAIRPLKYTAAVGPPKKASTIATLTPETLLTDEESLIAAAAAEAVALARAAVEIARDAAQKIRRNPFTESDKLNHFTSEANMHRLERVRFTETESIKVMSSLIAEVHQENSTENPSEIDVFNLMHSEIEIKEMCHSKGIAVRSGRQTERRAKRARAAKKDASAVINVKRGTSGKKKRSSFQEVDYSDPLRYLRGTTSTSKLLSAVEELELSKGIQDLLKLERLREELVGRNGGQPTFAQWATAAGIDQKTLRKRLNDGTFCKDKMIKSNIRLVISIAKNYQNAGLSLQDLVQEGYRGLVKGAEKFDASKGFKFSTYAHWWIKQAVRRSLSEQSRTIRLPFHMVEATYRVREAKKQLYSENGRHPDYVEVAVATGLSMKRVETVLLTPKAPRSLDQKIGINQNLKPSEVMADPEAETSEEILIKKFMKADLNKVLDTLNPREKQVLRWRFGLDNERIKTLQEIGKLMGVSRERIRQIESCAFRKLKSKKKMRNLRQYLIS, encoded by the exons ATGGCGTGCTTGGCGCCGCAGTTCAAGTGGCCGCCCTCGTCCGACGCACATTTCAGGCCCTCTCTCAATTCCATTCACC CAAGGGCTAGAGATTCTGTTTCGAGTAGAAGCCAGTGTATTATATCTCCTGCTACAGCTGTAATTGAAATTGAGCAGATACCAACTCTGGAAGCTCATTCAACTGATGCTATTAGACCCTTGAAATATACAGCAGCTGTTGGCCCACCTAAAAAG GCAAGTACCATAGCAACCTTGACTCCTGAAACCCTTCTCACAGATGAGGAGTCATTGatagcagcagctgctgctgagGCAGTAGCTCTTGCTAGGGCAGCAGTTGAAATTGCTAGAGATGCAGCACAAAAGATCAGAAGGAATCCATTTACAGAGtcagataagttaaatcatttcaCATCAGAAGCTAACATGCACAGGCTTGAAAGAGTCAGATTCACTGAAACAGAATCCATCAAAGTCATGAGCTCTCTTATTGCTGAAGTTCATCAAGAGAATTCAACCGAAAACCCATCTGAGATTGATGTTTTCAACTTAATGCACAGTGAAATTGAAATCAAAGAAATGTGCCATTCTAAAGGCATAGCTGTGAGATCAGGGCGTCAAACAGAAAGAAGAGCTAAAAGAGCAAGAGCAGCAAAGAAGGATGCTTCTGCTGTTATTAATGTGAAGCGTGGAACATCTGGAAAGAAAAAGCGTTCTTCTTTTCAGGAGGTTGATTATTCAGATCCCTTGCGTTACCTGAGAGGAACAACAAGCACATCAAAACTTCTCTCAGCAGTGGAAGAACTAGAGTTGTCCAAAGGGATTCAA GACCTGTTAAAGCTGGAAAGACTCCGGGAAGAGCTTGTTGGACGAAATGGTGGTCAACCAACATTTGCTCAATGGGCAACTGCTGCTGGAATTGATCAGAAGACACTGAGGAAACGCTTAAATGATGGCACATTTTGCAAGGATAAAATGATTAAGAGCAACATACGCCTTGTCATTTCCATTGCAAAAAACTATCAAAATGCAGGGTTGAGCCTTCAGGATCTTGTTCAG GAAGGGTATAGAGGCCTAGTAAAGGGTGCTGAAAAGTTTGATGCTTCAAAGGGGTTCAAGTTTTCGACATACGCTCATTGGTGGATCAAACAAGCTGTTCGCAGGTCTCTTTCGGAACAATCTAGGACAATCCGTTTGCCA TTTCACATGGTTGAGGCAACTTACCGAGTACGAGAGGCTAAAAAGCAACTCTACAGTGAGAATGGGAGGCATCCAGATTATGTGGAAGTTGCAGTGGCAACAGGGTTGTCTATGAAGAGGGTTGAAACAGTACTGCTTACCCCAAAGGCTCCAAGATCTCTGGATCAGAAGATTGGAATCAACCAGAACTTAAAGCCTTCG GAAGTCATGGCCGATCCTGAAGCTGAGACGTCAGAGGAGATTCTCATCAAGAAATTCATGAAGGCTGATCTGAATAAGGTGTTGGACACTCTGAATCCTAGAGAGAAGCAGGTGTTGAGATGGAGGTTTGGGCTGGATAATGAGAGGATAAAGACACTACAAGAGATAGGCAAGTTGATGGGTGTCAGCAGGGAGAGGATTCGGCAAATCGAGTCATGTGCTTTTCGAAAACTTAAGAGCAAGAAGAAGATGAGGAATCTGCGGCAGTATCTGATCTCGTAA
- the LOC135642363 gene encoding RNA polymerase sigma factor sigB-like isoform X3, whose amino-acid sequence MACLAPQFKWPPSSDAHFRPSLNSIHPRARDSVSSRSQCIISPATAVIEIEQIPTLEAHSTDAIRPLKYTAAVGPPKKASTIATLTPETLLTDEESLIAAAAAEAVALARAAVEIARDAAQKIRRNPFTESDKLNHFTSEANMHRLERVRFTETESIKVMSSLIAEVHQENSTENPSEIDVFNLMHSEIEIKEMCHSKGIAVRSGRQTERRAKRARAAKKDASAVINVKRGTSGKKKRSSFQEVDYSDPLRYLRGTTSTSKLLSAVEELELSKGIQDLLKLERLREELVGRNGGQPTFAQWATAAGIDQKTLRKRLNDGTFCKDKMIKSNIRLVISIAKNYQNAGLSLQDLVQEGYRGLVKGAEKFDASKGFKFSTYAHWWIKQAVRRSLSEQSRTIRLPFHMVEATYRVREAKKQLYSENGRHPDYVEVAVATGLSMKRVETVLLTPKAPRSLDQKIGINQNLKPSEVMADPEAETSEEILIKKFMKADLNKVLDTLNPREKQVLRWRFGLDNERIKTLQEIGKLMGVSRERIRQIESCAFRKLKSKKKMRNLRQYLIS is encoded by the exons ATGGCGTGCTTGGCGCCGCAGTTCAAGTGGCCGCCCTCGTCCGACGCACATTTCAGGCCCTCTCTCAATTCCATTCACC CAAGGGCTAGAGATTCTGTTTCGAGTAGAAGCCAGTGTATTATATCTCCTGCTACAGCTGTAATTGAAATTGAGCAGATACCAACTCTGGAAGCTCATTCAACTGATGCTATTAGACCCTTGAAATATACAGCAGCTGTTGGCCCACCTAAAAAG GCAAGTACCATAGCAACCTTGACTCCTGAAACCCTTCTCACAGATGAGGAGTCATTGatagcagcagctgctgctgagGCAGTAGCTCTTGCTAGGGCAGCAGTTGAAATTGCTAGAGATGCAGCACAAAAGATCAGAAGGAATCCATTTACAGAGtcagataagttaaatcatttcaCATCAGAAGCTAACATGCACAGGCTTGAAAGAGTCAGATTCACTGAAACAGAATCCATCAAAGTCATGAGCTCTCTTATTGCTGAAGTTCATCAAGAGAATTCAACCGAAAACCCATCTGAGATTGATGTTTTCAACTTAATGCACAGTGAAATTGAAATCAAAGAAATGTGCCATTCTAAAGGCATAGCTGTGAGATCAGGGCGTCAAACAGAAAGAAGAGCTAAAAGAGCAAGAGCAGCAAAGAAGGATGCTTCTGCTGTTATTAATGTGAAGCGTGGAACATCTGGAAAGAAAAAGCGTTCTTCTTTTCAGGAGGTTGATTATTCAGATCCCTTGCGTTACCTGAGAGGAACAACAAGCACATCAAAACTTCTCTCAGCAGTGGAAGAACTAGAGTTGTCCAAAGGGATTCAA GACCTGTTAAAGCTGGAAAGACTCCGGGAAGAGCTTGTTGGACGAAATGGTGGTCAACCAACATTTGCTCAATGGGCAACTGCTGCTGGAATTGATCAGAAGACACTGAGGAAACGCTTAAATGATGGCACATTTTGCAAGGATAAAATGATTAAGAGCAACATACGCCTTGTCATTTCCATTGCAAAAAACTATCAAAATGCAGGGTTGAGCCTTCAGGATCTTGTTCAG GAAGGGTATAGAGGCCTAGTAAAGGGTGCTGAAAAGTTTGATGCTTCAAAGGGGTTCAAGTTTTCGACATACGCTCATTGGTGGATCAAACAAGCTGTTCGCAGGTCTCTTTCGGAACAATCTAGGACAATCCGTTTGCCA TTTCACATGGTTGAGGCAACTTACCGAGTACGAGAGGCTAAAAAGCAACTCTACAGTGAGAATGGGAGGCATCCAGATTATGTGGAAGTTGCAGTGGCAACAGGGTTGTCTATGAAGAGGGTTGAAACAGTACTGCTTACCCCAAAGGCTCCAAGATCTCTGGATCAGAAGATTGGAATCAACCAGAACTTAAAGCCTTCG GAAGTCATGGCCGATCCTGAAGCTGAGACGTCAGAGGAGATTCTCATCAAGAAATTCATGAAGGCTGATCTGAATAAGGTGTTGGACACTCTGAATCCTAGAGAGAAGCAGGTGTTGAGATGGAGGTTTGGGCTGGATAATGAGAGGATAAAGACACTACAAGAGATAGGCAAGTTGATGGGTGTCAGCAGGGAGAGGATTCGGCAAATCGAGTCATGTGCTTTTCGAAAACTTAAGAGCAAGAAGAAGATGAGGAATCTGCGGCAGTATCTGATCTC ATAA
- the LOC135642363 gene encoding RNA polymerase sigma factor sigB-like isoform X1, with product MACLAPQFKWPPSSDAHFRPSLNSIHPRARDSVSSRSQCIISPATAVIEIEQIPTLEAHSTDAIRPLKYTAAVGPPKKASTIATLTPETLLTDEESLIAAAAAEAVALARAAVEIARDAAQKIRRNPFTESDKLNHFTSEANMHRLERVRFTETESIKVMSSLIAEVHQENSTENPSEIDVFNLMHSEIEIKEMCHSKGIAVRSGRQTERRAKRARAAKKDASAVINVKRGTSGKKKRSSFQEVDYSDPLRYLRGTTSTSKLLSAVEELELSKGIQDLLKLERLREELVGRNGGQPTFAQWATAAGIDQKTLRKRLNDGTFCKDKMIKSNIRLVISIAKNYQNAGLSLQDLVQEGYRGLVKGAEKFDASKGFKFSTYAHWWIKQAVRRSLSEQSRTIRLPFHMVEATYRVREAKKQLYSENGRHPDYVEVAVATGLSMKRVETVLLTPKAPRSLDQKIGINQNLKPSEVMADPEAETSEEILIKKFMKADLNKVLDTLNPREKQVLRWRFGLDNERIKTLQEIGKLMGVSRERIRQIESCAFRKLKSKKKMRNLRQYLISRQEELPSLPSLQSMAKEHQRHGRTCRSTYDRNQTELIDGSL from the exons ATGGCGTGCTTGGCGCCGCAGTTCAAGTGGCCGCCCTCGTCCGACGCACATTTCAGGCCCTCTCTCAATTCCATTCACC CAAGGGCTAGAGATTCTGTTTCGAGTAGAAGCCAGTGTATTATATCTCCTGCTACAGCTGTAATTGAAATTGAGCAGATACCAACTCTGGAAGCTCATTCAACTGATGCTATTAGACCCTTGAAATATACAGCAGCTGTTGGCCCACCTAAAAAG GCAAGTACCATAGCAACCTTGACTCCTGAAACCCTTCTCACAGATGAGGAGTCATTGatagcagcagctgctgctgagGCAGTAGCTCTTGCTAGGGCAGCAGTTGAAATTGCTAGAGATGCAGCACAAAAGATCAGAAGGAATCCATTTACAGAGtcagataagttaaatcatttcaCATCAGAAGCTAACATGCACAGGCTTGAAAGAGTCAGATTCACTGAAACAGAATCCATCAAAGTCATGAGCTCTCTTATTGCTGAAGTTCATCAAGAGAATTCAACCGAAAACCCATCTGAGATTGATGTTTTCAACTTAATGCACAGTGAAATTGAAATCAAAGAAATGTGCCATTCTAAAGGCATAGCTGTGAGATCAGGGCGTCAAACAGAAAGAAGAGCTAAAAGAGCAAGAGCAGCAAAGAAGGATGCTTCTGCTGTTATTAATGTGAAGCGTGGAACATCTGGAAAGAAAAAGCGTTCTTCTTTTCAGGAGGTTGATTATTCAGATCCCTTGCGTTACCTGAGAGGAACAACAAGCACATCAAAACTTCTCTCAGCAGTGGAAGAACTAGAGTTGTCCAAAGGGATTCAA GACCTGTTAAAGCTGGAAAGACTCCGGGAAGAGCTTGTTGGACGAAATGGTGGTCAACCAACATTTGCTCAATGGGCAACTGCTGCTGGAATTGATCAGAAGACACTGAGGAAACGCTTAAATGATGGCACATTTTGCAAGGATAAAATGATTAAGAGCAACATACGCCTTGTCATTTCCATTGCAAAAAACTATCAAAATGCAGGGTTGAGCCTTCAGGATCTTGTTCAG GAAGGGTATAGAGGCCTAGTAAAGGGTGCTGAAAAGTTTGATGCTTCAAAGGGGTTCAAGTTTTCGACATACGCTCATTGGTGGATCAAACAAGCTGTTCGCAGGTCTCTTTCGGAACAATCTAGGACAATCCGTTTGCCA TTTCACATGGTTGAGGCAACTTACCGAGTACGAGAGGCTAAAAAGCAACTCTACAGTGAGAATGGGAGGCATCCAGATTATGTGGAAGTTGCAGTGGCAACAGGGTTGTCTATGAAGAGGGTTGAAACAGTACTGCTTACCCCAAAGGCTCCAAGATCTCTGGATCAGAAGATTGGAATCAACCAGAACTTAAAGCCTTCG GAAGTCATGGCCGATCCTGAAGCTGAGACGTCAGAGGAGATTCTCATCAAGAAATTCATGAAGGCTGATCTGAATAAGGTGTTGGACACTCTGAATCCTAGAGAGAAGCAGGTGTTGAGATGGAGGTTTGGGCTGGATAATGAGAGGATAAAGACACTACAAGAGATAGGCAAGTTGATGGGTGTCAGCAGGGAGAGGATTCGGCAAATCGAGTCATGTGCTTTTCGAAAACTTAAGAGCAAGAAGAAGATGAGGAATCTGCGGCAGTATCTGATCTC GCGACAGGAAGAGCTTCCTTCTTTACCTTCGTTGCAGTCGATGGCCAAAGAGCATCAGCGCCATGGGCGAACATGTCGATCCACATATGATCGAAACCAAACAGAGTTGATTGATGGATCCTTGTAG